In a single window of the Neodiprion virginianus isolate iyNeoVirg1 chromosome 1, iyNeoVirg1.1, whole genome shotgun sequence genome:
- the LOC124304666 gene encoding bestrophin-4-like isoform X1 — MTVSYQYEVASSTSGGFTRLLLMWRGSLYKLIYRELLLFLVLFAILSTLYRNVFTATQKRDFEQIVVYCDTFISLIPLSFVLGFYVSYVAGRWWEQYMAIPWPDKVMHSVALYVTGNDEYGRVLRRSLMRYLNLSLILVLRSISSAVKRRFPTLDHVVDSGFMTALELELFQSVPSVEFNTYWIPCTWFINLLKEARHSQRLTDSQGLKIIMEEFNEFRSKCGLLWSYDWVSIPLVYTQVVTLATYSFFAIALVGRQYIEGAKKPFQMQVDIYLPLFTILQFFFFMGLLKVAEQLINPFGDDDEDFELNWLIDRHTKVSYLGVDTLMMRCPPLVKDIYFDTEDLTLPYTEASVPYKKKTYRGSVANMTVPEEKQTMFLPDISEELEETGATLPTPRASSASLATHATDSPLNNRRQISESPPATPRLPRNLSETIIQFGEASIESEREHRTIADAVKKLASKSLYNVTPQAAKKSFFGTGKVTANLQPWPSATNIARYNAQNAGDMQLSAMPVPATETIDVNYTPQRKSSLKVKQCPHYNGGEQSVPVEQVRNAVQCGVQGIVNTAFSQERLSPSSYKKREENSTNCSWDSAHDENRLETCQKHSCVRRKNFCQHNTRSRPPLRTHNSPKYLVRRHKSMGSGKKKGVRWKSVVDDTGEPTNRRKTIGSVPTAQIIIAQTAASTPNLCALNENYNSCQRRNRDSDTSSADCSLECPSGDDNQAHKTQCKTSSDKIFHISEN; from the exons ATGACGGTCTCGTATCAATATGAAGTTGCAAGCTCAACTAGCGGGGGTTTCACCAGGCTGCTGCTTATGTGGCGTGGATCACTGTACAAACTGATCTACAGGGAACTTCTACTCTTCCTGGTACTCTTCGCCATTCTTTCAACCCTTTACCGCAACGTATTTACCGCCACCCAAAAAAG AGATTTTGAACAAATCGTGGTATACTGTGACACTTTCATCAGCTTGATTCCTCTGAGTTTTGTGCTCGGATTTTACGTATCGTACGTCGCTGGTCGGTGGTGGGAACAATACATGGCCATACCTTGGCCTGATAA AGTGATGCATTCCGTGGCGCTTTATGTGACTGGTAATGACGAGTATGGACGTGTACTGAGGAGGTCCTTAATGCGGTACCTAAATCTCTCCTTGATTCTGGTCCTCCGTTCAATCAGCTCAGCTGTTAAAAGGCGTTTTCCAACCCTCGACCACGTCGTCGATTCag GTTTTATGACTGCTTTGGAACTAGAACTGTTCCAATCCGTACCCAGTGTGGAGTTCAACACTTACTGGATACCATGCACGTGGTTTATCAATTTACTAAAGGAAGCACGTCATAGCCAACGGTTGACGGATTCGCAGGGGCTGAAGATAATAATGGAG GAATTTAACGAATTTCGGTCCAAATGCGGTCTTCTATGGAGCTACGACTGGGTGTCGATTCCATTGGTGTACACCCAAGTCGTTACTTTGGCGACGTACAGCTTCTTCGCAATTGCTCTCGTTGGTCGTCAGTACATAGAAGGAGCTAAAAAGCCGTTCCAAATGCAAGTCGACATCTACCTGCCACTTTTCACGATTTTGcagttcttcttcttcatggGATTGCTCAAG GTTGCCGAGCAACTGATCAATCCTTTCGGAGATGATGATGAGGACTTTGAGTTGAACTGGCTGATCGACAGGCATACAAAG GTTTCCTATTTGGGTGTTGATACTTTGATGATGAGATGTCCACCGCTGGTTAAAGATATTTACTTCGACACCGAGGACTTGACGCTTCCGTACACTGAAGCATCGGTTCCTTATAAGAAGAAAACGTACCGTGGAAGTGTTGCCAATATGAC GGTAccggaagaaaaacaaaccaTGTTTTTACCCGACATTTCCGAAGAACTTGAAGAGACCGGAGCGACGTTACCAACGCCGCGTGCGTCATCAGCGAGCCTAGCTACTCATGCGACTGATAGTCCACTCAATAACAGGCG CCAGATCAGCGAGTCCCCTCCAGCTACTCCGCGATTACCTCGAAACCTTTCTGAAACCATTATCCAGTTTGGTGAGGCTTCGATCGAATCGGAAAGAGAACACCGAACGATAGCAGACGCTGTGAAAAAGCTCGCGTCAAAGTCCCTCTACAACGTTACGCCTCAGGCGgcgaaaaaatcgttttttggCACTGGAAAGGTCACGGCGAATCTCCAGCCGTGGCCAAGCGCCACGAACATTGCGCGGTACAACGCACAAAATGCCGGAGACATGCAGCTTTCCGCAATGCCCGTGCCTGCGACAGAGACCATAGACGTTAATTATACTCCACAGAGAAAAAGTTCTCTCAAGGTGAAGCAGTGCCCCCATTATAACGGGGGCGAGCAATCTGTGCCCGTTGAACAAGTTCGGAACGCCGTGCAATGCGGTGTGCAGGGCATTGTTAACACGGCGTTTTCCCAAGAGCGATTGTCGCCTAGTAGCTACAAGAAGAGGGAGGAAAATAGTACCAACTGCAGTTGGGATAGTGCTCATGATGAGAACCGTTTGGAAACGTGTCAAAAACATTCGTGCGTACGTCGCAAAAACTTTTGCCAACACAACACGCGCTCGCGGCCTCCTTTGCGAACGCATAACTCTCCCAAGTATCTTGTTCGACGGCACAAGTCGATGGGGAGCGGTAAGAAAAAGGGTGTTCGGTGGAAATCTGTCGTTGACGATACAGGTGAGCCGACCAATCGGAGGAAAACCATCGGCAGCGTTCCAACTGCTCAGATAATCATTGCCCAGACAGCTGCAAGCACGCCGAATCTCTGTGCtttaaacgaaaattataaCTCCTGCCAGCGGAGAAACAGGGATTCGGACACCTCGAGTGCTGATTGCTCCTTGGAGTGTCCTTCAGGCGATGATAATCAGGCCCACAAAACTCAGTGCAAAACGTCGTcggacaaaatttttcatatatcCGAAAACTAG
- the LOC124306537 gene encoding sphingomyelin synthase-related protein 1-like isoform X1: MVTKSVAEWTTQDVAIWLEENGHCRFKDAFENVHSIDGRALLTLTEEDLKPEVMSIRCIGDIKRLHISIKQLQRDNITTLYELGQIDLFPSTTYYTHQRQDVPSNGVVNNDASMEHESYSASVSEDGQASHLPPEIWKTFISLGYLFIVTWITAFVMVIVHDRVPDMKKYPPLPDIFLDNVPHIPWAFDMCEVTGTLLFAIWLVVLIFHRYRFILLRRFFALSGTVFLLRCVTMLITSLSVPGAHLQCQPRKGSDEEWSGYATAYGELYNKISMAYVIWRGAGMSIQGVRTCGDYMFSGHTVALTMLNFFITEYTSRQLYFLHTFTWMLNMFGIFFILAAHEHYSIDVFVAFYITSRLFLYYHTLANNQALMQRDSNRTRIWFPLFSFFESSVDGIVPNEYESPSEIICNLICAGKDAFNFVHSHISFHKAQLCNNVEEVPSNGRGGDSGKKKKL; the protein is encoded by the exons ATGGTCACTAAGAGTGTGGCGGAATGGACAACCCAAGATGTTGCAATCTGGTTGGAAGAAAATGGTCATTGCCGATTTAAGGACGCTTTTGAAAATGTACATTCAATAGATGGCAGAGCACTCTTGACCCTAACGGAAGAGGATCTGAAGCCTGAAGTGATGAGTATCAGATGCATTGGAGATATCAAAAGACTGCACATCAGTATTAAACAGTTGCAAAGAGACAACATCACTACTTTGTACGAGTTGGGACAGATCGACTTGTTCCCATCGACCACTTACTATACTCATCAACGCCAAGAT GTACCCAGCAATGGAGTGGTTAACAATGACGCCTCCATGGAACACGAGTCGTACTCGGCATCCGTGTCTGAAGATGGCCAAGCATCTCATCTACCAccagaaatttggaaaactttCATAAGCTTAGGGTACCTCTTCATTGTCACATGGATCACTGCCTTCGTTATGGTCATTGTTCACGATCGAGTACCTGACATGAAAAAATACCCACCATTACCAGACATATTTTTAGATAATGTTCCACACATACCGTGGGCTTTCGATATGTGCGAAGTAACAGGAACGTTACTGTTTGCGATTTGGCTGGTGGTGCTTATCTTTCACAGATATAG GTTTATATTACTACGAAGATTCTTTGCCCTGTCCGGGACAGTCTTCCTTTTGAGATGCGTAACCATGCTCATAACTTCTCTGTCTGTACCTGGTGCTCATCTGCAGTGTCAGCCAAGGAAGGGGTCTGATGAAGAATGGTCGGGGTATGC GACTGCGTATGGTGAACTCTACAACAAGATATCTATGGCGTATGTAATCTGGAGAGGCGCCGGTATGTCCATTCAAGGAGTTCGAACTTGCGGTGATTACATGTTCAGCGGGCATACAGTGGCATTAACTATGTTGAACTTCTTCATAACTGAAT ataCATCAAGGCAGTTGTACTTCCTGCACACGTTCACGTGGATGCTTAATAtgtttggaatattttttattctggCAGCGCACGAGCACTACTCTATCGACGTGTTTGTTGCATTTTACATAACTTCTCGACTCTTTTTGTATTATCATACACTGGCTAACAATCAAGCCTTAATGCAACGGGATTCCAATCGAACAAGAATTTGGTTTCCACTGTTCAGCTTCTTCGAGTCGTCGGTTGACGGGATTGTTCCAAACGAGTATGAATCCCCTTCAGAGATCATTTGCAATTTGATATGTGCCGGAAAGGATGCGTTCAATTTCGTTCATTCTCACATCTCGTTTCACAAAGCCCAGCTTTGCAACAACGTTGAGGAAGTTCCGTCGAATGGCAGAGGCGGCGatagtggtaaaaaaaagaaactttaa
- the LOC124304670 gene encoding protein odr-4 homolog, with protein sequence MGRIAYAEDSVLAYLKSLMRADGYTIGLILGQSTAQKDFVVHLARTPPPAAKDVIEESLISSASNTQPEPGRKYIKSINDIPETWVADHAKHVTRMLPGGMWVLGIFVVGPSDILNDSNSINRLRSVVVAIYKHLALNKYLYGNNNQENLILHFNSITQKILCKSLDASLGGILKPVDWKFQAKATKWHQLEARVDFDRLFPIAADQMPATLKKQLQGILANISDTVDSALIVIEGEPRSSEDTLEVVGKKKKDRKEIKSNNDTTLANKTLQVSMYIPCPKNPSSDILITSCSATMRLVGQVVSRTFVHQKATIEEATAAVKQDIIRSLASRLEMHWDSLIEEENGSPEENVTLHEPPRRVLVALPQSRVTLSDYLFPGEGPQEALVSLQELLDLEMQESSVQKELELQADPSEFYYQNTVDTVASDSNEDSSQDQQFVVYMTGLSVAILVLVAAIVAHLY encoded by the exons ATGGGGCGAATAGCTTACGCCGAGGACAGTGTCTTAGCATATCTAAAATCATTGATGAGAGCTGATGGTTATACGATAGGATTGATACTTGGACAG agTACAGCACAGAAAGACTTTGTTGTTCATCTGGCAAGAACTCCACCTCCTGCCGCGAAGGATGTAATTGAAGAATCTTTGATAAGCTCTGCAAGCAACACTCAGCCAGAACCAGGACGAAAGTACATTAAATCCATCAATGACATACCGGAAACTTGGGTCGCCGATCACGCAAAACAT GTTACCAGGATGTTACCAGGTGGTATGTGGGTGCTAGGAATATTTGTGGTTGGCCCGTCAGATATCTTGAATGATAGCAATTCAATAAACAGACTACGATCAGTGGTAGTTGCAATTTACAAGCACTTAGcattaaataaatatctttatGGGAATAACAATCAGGAAAATCTTATCCTGCACTTCAATAGTATTACTCAAAA GATATTATGCAAATCTCTTGATGCTAGTCTTGGAGGAATATTGAAACCGGTAGATTGGAAGTTCCAAGCTAAGGCCACAAAATGGCATCAACTCGAAGCTCGAGTAGATTTTGATCGGTTATTTCCAATTGCAGCTGACCAAATGCCGGCAACATTAAAAAAGCAACTACAG GGAATTCTTGCAAATATATCAGATACTGTTGACTCAGCTTTGATTGTGATCGAAGGTGAACCACGGTCTTCAGAGGACACTCTTGAAGTAGttggaaagaagaaaaaggatagaaaagaaattaagaGCAACAATGACACGACTTTGGCTAACAAAACGCTTCAAGTTAGCATGTATATTCCCTGT cCAAAAAATCCTAGTTCAGACATATTGATAACATCCTGCAGTGCGACTATGCGGCTAGTCGGGCAAGTTGTTAGCAGAACATTTGTGCATCAGAAAGCAACCATCGAAGAGGCTACTGCAGCAGTGAAACAGGATATCATAAGGTCGTTGGCTAGTCGGTTAGAAATGCACTGGGATAGTttaattgaagaagaaaatgggTCCCCAGAAG AAAACGTTACCCTGCACGAACCTCCAAGAAGGGTTTTGGTCGCTCTGCCGCAAAGTAGAGTAACATTGTCTGACTACTTATTTCCTGGTGAAGGACCACAAGAAGCTTTAGTGTCTTTGCAGGAACTTTTGGATTTAGAAATGCAAGAAAGCAGCGTACAAAAAGAGCTTGAACTCCAGGCTG ATCCTTCGGAATTCTACTATCAAAATACCGTGGACACAGTAGCCTCCGATAGCAATGAAGATTCATCTCAAGATCAGCAATTTGTTGTCTATATGACTGGATTAAGTGTTGCAATACTTGTTTTAGTAGCTGCAATTGTTGCGCATTTGTACTGA
- the LOC124306537 gene encoding sphingomyelin synthase-related protein 1-like isoform X2, with amino-acid sequence MVTKSVAEWTTQDVAIWLEENGHCRFKDAFENVHSIDGRALLTLTEEDLKPEVMSIRCIGDIKRLHISIKQLQRDNITTLYELGQIDLFPSTTYYTHQRQDVPSNGVVNNDASMEHESYSASVSEDGQASHLPPEIWKTFISLGYLFIVTWITAFVMVIVHDRVPDMKKYPPLPDIFLDNVPHIPWAFDMCEVTGTLLFAIWLVVLIFHRYRFILLRRFFALSGTVFLLRCVTMLITSLSVPGAHLQCQPRKGSDEEWSGTAYGELYNKISMAYVIWRGAGMSIQGVRTCGDYMFSGHTVALTMLNFFITEYTSRQLYFLHTFTWMLNMFGIFFILAAHEHYSIDVFVAFYITSRLFLYYHTLANNQALMQRDSNRTRIWFPLFSFFESSVDGIVPNEYESPSEIICNLICAGKDAFNFVHSHISFHKAQLCNNVEEVPSNGRGGDSGKKKKL; translated from the exons ATGGTCACTAAGAGTGTGGCGGAATGGACAACCCAAGATGTTGCAATCTGGTTGGAAGAAAATGGTCATTGCCGATTTAAGGACGCTTTTGAAAATGTACATTCAATAGATGGCAGAGCACTCTTGACCCTAACGGAAGAGGATCTGAAGCCTGAAGTGATGAGTATCAGATGCATTGGAGATATCAAAAGACTGCACATCAGTATTAAACAGTTGCAAAGAGACAACATCACTACTTTGTACGAGTTGGGACAGATCGACTTGTTCCCATCGACCACTTACTATACTCATCAACGCCAAGAT GTACCCAGCAATGGAGTGGTTAACAATGACGCCTCCATGGAACACGAGTCGTACTCGGCATCCGTGTCTGAAGATGGCCAAGCATCTCATCTACCAccagaaatttggaaaactttCATAAGCTTAGGGTACCTCTTCATTGTCACATGGATCACTGCCTTCGTTATGGTCATTGTTCACGATCGAGTACCTGACATGAAAAAATACCCACCATTACCAGACATATTTTTAGATAATGTTCCACACATACCGTGGGCTTTCGATATGTGCGAAGTAACAGGAACGTTACTGTTTGCGATTTGGCTGGTGGTGCTTATCTTTCACAGATATAG GTTTATATTACTACGAAGATTCTTTGCCCTGTCCGGGACAGTCTTCCTTTTGAGATGCGTAACCATGCTCATAACTTCTCTGTCTGTACCTGGTGCTCATCTGCAGTGTCAGCCAAGGAAGGGGTCTGATGAAGAATGGTCGGG GACTGCGTATGGTGAACTCTACAACAAGATATCTATGGCGTATGTAATCTGGAGAGGCGCCGGTATGTCCATTCAAGGAGTTCGAACTTGCGGTGATTACATGTTCAGCGGGCATACAGTGGCATTAACTATGTTGAACTTCTTCATAACTGAAT ataCATCAAGGCAGTTGTACTTCCTGCACACGTTCACGTGGATGCTTAATAtgtttggaatattttttattctggCAGCGCACGAGCACTACTCTATCGACGTGTTTGTTGCATTTTACATAACTTCTCGACTCTTTTTGTATTATCATACACTGGCTAACAATCAAGCCTTAATGCAACGGGATTCCAATCGAACAAGAATTTGGTTTCCACTGTTCAGCTTCTTCGAGTCGTCGGTTGACGGGATTGTTCCAAACGAGTATGAATCCCCTTCAGAGATCATTTGCAATTTGATATGTGCCGGAAAGGATGCGTTCAATTTCGTTCATTCTCACATCTCGTTTCACAAAGCCCAGCTTTGCAACAACGTTGAGGAAGTTCCGTCGAATGGCAGAGGCGGCGatagtggtaaaaaaaagaaactttaa
- the LOC124304666 gene encoding bestrophin-4-like isoform X2, which translates to MAIPWPDKVMHSVALYVTGNDEYGRVLRRSLMRYLNLSLILVLRSISSAVKRRFPTLDHVVDSGFMTALELELFQSVPSVEFNTYWIPCTWFINLLKEARHSQRLTDSQGLKIIMEEFNEFRSKCGLLWSYDWVSIPLVYTQVVTLATYSFFAIALVGRQYIEGAKKPFQMQVDIYLPLFTILQFFFFMGLLKVAEQLINPFGDDDEDFELNWLIDRHTKVSYLGVDTLMMRCPPLVKDIYFDTEDLTLPYTEASVPYKKKTYRGSVANMTVPEEKQTMFLPDISEELEETGATLPTPRASSASLATHATDSPLNNRRQISESPPATPRLPRNLSETIIQFGEASIESEREHRTIADAVKKLASKSLYNVTPQAAKKSFFGTGKVTANLQPWPSATNIARYNAQNAGDMQLSAMPVPATETIDVNYTPQRKSSLKVKQCPHYNGGEQSVPVEQVRNAVQCGVQGIVNTAFSQERLSPSSYKKREENSTNCSWDSAHDENRLETCQKHSCVRRKNFCQHNTRSRPPLRTHNSPKYLVRRHKSMGSGKKKGVRWKSVVDDTGEPTNRRKTIGSVPTAQIIIAQTAASTPNLCALNENYNSCQRRNRDSDTSSADCSLECPSGDDNQAHKTQCKTSSDKIFHISEN; encoded by the exons ATGGCCATACCTTGGCCTGATAA AGTGATGCATTCCGTGGCGCTTTATGTGACTGGTAATGACGAGTATGGACGTGTACTGAGGAGGTCCTTAATGCGGTACCTAAATCTCTCCTTGATTCTGGTCCTCCGTTCAATCAGCTCAGCTGTTAAAAGGCGTTTTCCAACCCTCGACCACGTCGTCGATTCag GTTTTATGACTGCTTTGGAACTAGAACTGTTCCAATCCGTACCCAGTGTGGAGTTCAACACTTACTGGATACCATGCACGTGGTTTATCAATTTACTAAAGGAAGCACGTCATAGCCAACGGTTGACGGATTCGCAGGGGCTGAAGATAATAATGGAG GAATTTAACGAATTTCGGTCCAAATGCGGTCTTCTATGGAGCTACGACTGGGTGTCGATTCCATTGGTGTACACCCAAGTCGTTACTTTGGCGACGTACAGCTTCTTCGCAATTGCTCTCGTTGGTCGTCAGTACATAGAAGGAGCTAAAAAGCCGTTCCAAATGCAAGTCGACATCTACCTGCCACTTTTCACGATTTTGcagttcttcttcttcatggGATTGCTCAAG GTTGCCGAGCAACTGATCAATCCTTTCGGAGATGATGATGAGGACTTTGAGTTGAACTGGCTGATCGACAGGCATACAAAG GTTTCCTATTTGGGTGTTGATACTTTGATGATGAGATGTCCACCGCTGGTTAAAGATATTTACTTCGACACCGAGGACTTGACGCTTCCGTACACTGAAGCATCGGTTCCTTATAAGAAGAAAACGTACCGTGGAAGTGTTGCCAATATGAC GGTAccggaagaaaaacaaaccaTGTTTTTACCCGACATTTCCGAAGAACTTGAAGAGACCGGAGCGACGTTACCAACGCCGCGTGCGTCATCAGCGAGCCTAGCTACTCATGCGACTGATAGTCCACTCAATAACAGGCG CCAGATCAGCGAGTCCCCTCCAGCTACTCCGCGATTACCTCGAAACCTTTCTGAAACCATTATCCAGTTTGGTGAGGCTTCGATCGAATCGGAAAGAGAACACCGAACGATAGCAGACGCTGTGAAAAAGCTCGCGTCAAAGTCCCTCTACAACGTTACGCCTCAGGCGgcgaaaaaatcgttttttggCACTGGAAAGGTCACGGCGAATCTCCAGCCGTGGCCAAGCGCCACGAACATTGCGCGGTACAACGCACAAAATGCCGGAGACATGCAGCTTTCCGCAATGCCCGTGCCTGCGACAGAGACCATAGACGTTAATTATACTCCACAGAGAAAAAGTTCTCTCAAGGTGAAGCAGTGCCCCCATTATAACGGGGGCGAGCAATCTGTGCCCGTTGAACAAGTTCGGAACGCCGTGCAATGCGGTGTGCAGGGCATTGTTAACACGGCGTTTTCCCAAGAGCGATTGTCGCCTAGTAGCTACAAGAAGAGGGAGGAAAATAGTACCAACTGCAGTTGGGATAGTGCTCATGATGAGAACCGTTTGGAAACGTGTCAAAAACATTCGTGCGTACGTCGCAAAAACTTTTGCCAACACAACACGCGCTCGCGGCCTCCTTTGCGAACGCATAACTCTCCCAAGTATCTTGTTCGACGGCACAAGTCGATGGGGAGCGGTAAGAAAAAGGGTGTTCGGTGGAAATCTGTCGTTGACGATACAGGTGAGCCGACCAATCGGAGGAAAACCATCGGCAGCGTTCCAACTGCTCAGATAATCATTGCCCAGACAGCTGCAAGCACGCCGAATCTCTGTGCtttaaacgaaaattataaCTCCTGCCAGCGGAGAAACAGGGATTCGGACACCTCGAGTGCTGATTGCTCCTTGGAGTGTCCTTCAGGCGATGATAATCAGGCCCACAAAACTCAGTGCAAAACGTCGTcggacaaaatttttcatatatcCGAAAACTAG